In Neodiprion pinetum isolate iyNeoPine1 chromosome 6, iyNeoPine1.2, whole genome shotgun sequence, one genomic interval encodes:
- the Ho gene encoding heme oxygenase: MGEPEEDTFCKKMRKATRDIHAVSDALVNAKLAFAFSDSGVWADGLLVFYEVFRYLEGAMIRLKNTKVGSLRLPGLQRTEAFELDLEYYLGKGWMKNYTPRDSVVKYLMRLRQLEDADPNQLMAYIYHLYMGLLSGGIILRKKRQLMRKLSPFKDVPMGGDCVTDFGEYNVFQLKRDLRNTMNDIADTLDEDTKNKLIEESKTVYALNNEIIRSVRGAGPVVIKKVIYFVSIFVFLLFIFFVLFK, from the exons ATGGGGGAACCCGAGGAAGACACATTCTGCAAGAAGATGCGGAAGGCCACCAGAGACATCCATGCAGTGAGCGACGCGCTCGTTAACGCGAAGCTTGCATTTG CATTTTCCGACAGTGGCGTATGGGCGGATGGCTTGTTGGTATTCTACGAGGTTTTTCGATATTTGGAAGGAGCAATGATCAGGTTAAAGAACACGAAAGTTGGCTCCCTTAGGCTTCCCGGTCTCCAAAGGACCGAGGCTTTTGAATTGGACCTGGAATACTACCTCGGCAAAGGCTGGATGAAGAATTACACCCCGAG GGACAGCGTGGTGAAGTACCTGATGCGCTTAAGACAGCTCGAGGACGCGGATCCGAATCAGCTGATGGCGTACATATACCATTTGTACATGGGTTTGCTGAGCGGAGGTATAATACTGCGAAAGAAGAGGCAGCTCATGAGAAAACTTTCGCCGTTCAAAGACGTGCCAATGGGGGGTGACTGCGTTACGGATTTTGGCGAATATAACGTGTTTCAGCTTAAACGCGACCTGCGTAACACGATGAACGACATCGCGGATACCCTTGACGAAGACAcaaagaataaattgatagaAGAAAGTAAGACTGTATACGCATTGAACAACGAAATAATAAGGAGTGTTAGAGGTGCGGGTCCAGTCGTTATCAAGAAAGTAATCTACTTCGTAagcattttcgtttttttactaTTCATATTCTTCGTTCTCTTCAAGTAG